The following are encoded in a window of Vicia villosa cultivar HV-30 ecotype Madison, WI unplaced genomic scaffold, Vvil1.0 ctg.000250F_1_1, whole genome shotgun sequence genomic DNA:
- the LOC131625917 gene encoding uncharacterized protein LOC131625917, which produces MRKGAMTWYKSLPDESITSWRVLEKLFSRHFTASRRHPKSEASLEAIIQGKDESLRAYIERFNKEAVQVSTTARMKKFLLERGLRPRSDFPKAVGIETLATLDEFFLKAQAYIQYEEKEAAHAVRNSRHEESSKNARQDESRRGIDKKKDDKTRDLKDYKTPAGKF; this is translated from the coding sequence ATGCGAAAAGGAGCCATGACCTGGTATAAAAGTTTGCCCGACGAGTCCATCACATCATGGAGGGTGCTCGAAAAACTTTTTTCCAGACATTTCACGGCTTCCCGAAGACACCCCAAGTCAGAAGCCTCCTTGGAGGCCATTATCCAAGGAAAGGACGAGTCTCTACGGGCGTACATAGAAAGATTCAATAAGGAAGCCGTACAGGTATCCACCACTGCCCGTATGAAGAAATTCTTGCTCGAGCGCGGCCTCCGACCACGCTCGGACTTCCCTAAAGCCGTCGGAATTGAAACACTGGCCACTCTGGACGAATTCTTCCTCAAAGCCCAAGCCTACATTCAGTATGAGGAGAAAGAAGCCGCCCACGCCGTTCGCAATTCCAGGCACGAAGAGAGCAGTAAAAATGCACGCCAAGATGAGTCTCGCCGGGGAATTGACAAAAAGAAAGATGATAAAACTCGGGACCTTAAGGATTACAAAACCCCTGCGGGGAAATTCTGA